One Microbacterium sp. zg-B96 genomic region harbors:
- the ettA gene encoding energy-dependent translational throttle protein EttA yields MAEYIYQMVRARKAVGDKLILDDVTMSFLPGAKIGMVGPNGAGKSTILKIMAGMDTPSNGEAKLTPGFTVGILMQEPVLDESKTVLENIQDGIAIKAKVDRFNEISALMSDPDADFDALLAEMGTLQEEIDAADAWDLDSQLEQAMDALRTPPGDASVSNLSGGEKRRVALTKLLLQKPDLLLLDEPTNHLDAESVLWLEQHLQKYAGAVIAVTHDRYFLDNVAEWIAEVDRGRLIGYEGNYSTYLEKKGERLAVQGKKDAKLAKRLADELEWVRSNAKGRQAKSKSRLARYEEMAAEADRTRKLDFEEIQIPPGPRLGGIVIEAKKLEKGFDGRVLIDGLSFSLPPNGIVGVIGPNGVGKTTLFKTIVGLEPLDSGQLKIGETVKISYVDQTRSNIDPNKSLWEVVSDGLDIITVGKIEIPSRAYVSKFGFKGPDQQKKAGVLSGGERNRLNLALTLKEGGNLLLLDEPTNDLDVETLQSLENALLEFPGCAVVITHDRWFLDRIATHILSYEGTEENPGQWYWFEGNFEAYETNKVERLGPDAANPHRSTYRKLTRD; encoded by the coding sequence ATGGCTGAGTACATCTACCAGATGGTCCGTGCCCGCAAAGCGGTCGGCGACAAACTGATCCTCGACGACGTCACGATGTCGTTCCTCCCCGGTGCCAAGATCGGCATGGTCGGCCCCAACGGTGCCGGCAAGTCGACGATCCTCAAGATCATGGCCGGGATGGACACGCCCTCCAACGGGGAGGCGAAGCTGACGCCCGGCTTCACCGTCGGCATCCTGATGCAGGAGCCGGTGCTCGACGAGAGCAAGACCGTGCTGGAGAACATCCAGGACGGCATCGCGATCAAGGCGAAGGTCGACCGGTTCAACGAGATCTCCGCTCTCATGTCCGACCCGGATGCCGATTTCGACGCGCTCCTGGCCGAGATGGGCACCCTGCAGGAAGAGATCGACGCCGCCGACGCCTGGGACCTCGACTCCCAGCTGGAGCAGGCGATGGACGCCCTGCGCACGCCCCCGGGCGACGCCTCGGTGTCGAACCTCTCCGGTGGCGAGAAGCGCCGCGTCGCGCTGACCAAGCTGCTGCTGCAGAAGCCCGACCTGCTGCTGCTGGATGAGCCGACCAACCACTTGGACGCTGAGAGCGTGCTGTGGCTCGAGCAGCACCTGCAGAAGTACGCAGGCGCCGTCATCGCCGTCACCCACGACCGGTACTTCCTCGACAACGTCGCGGAGTGGATCGCTGAGGTCGACCGCGGTCGCCTGATCGGCTACGAGGGCAATTACTCGACGTACCTGGAGAAGAAGGGCGAGCGCCTCGCCGTCCAGGGCAAGAAGGACGCCAAGCTCGCCAAGCGACTGGCCGACGAACTCGAGTGGGTCCGCTCGAACGCGAAGGGCCGTCAGGCCAAGTCCAAGTCGCGTCTGGCCCGCTACGAGGAGATGGCGGCGGAAGCCGATCGCACGCGCAAGCTCGACTTCGAAGAGATCCAGATCCCGCCGGGCCCGCGCCTGGGTGGCATCGTGATCGAGGCGAAGAAGCTCGAGAAGGGCTTCGACGGGCGGGTGCTCATCGACGGGCTGAGCTTCAGCCTGCCGCCGAACGGCATCGTCGGCGTCATCGGCCCCAACGGCGTCGGCAAGACCACGCTGTTCAAGACCATCGTGGGCCTCGAGCCGCTCGACAGCGGTCAGCTCAAGATCGGCGAAACGGTCAAGATCAGCTACGTCGACCAGACCCGCTCCAACATCGACCCGAACAAGTCGCTGTGGGAGGTCGTCTCCGACGGCCTGGACATCATCACGGTCGGCAAGATCGAGATCCCGTCCCGCGCCTACGTATCGAAGTTCGGCTTCAAGGGCCCGGACCAGCAGAAGAAGGCCGGCGTGCTCTCCGGTGGTGAGCGCAACCGGCTGAACCTCGCCCTCACTCTCAAGGAGGGCGGCAACCTGCTGCTGCTGGATGAGCCGACGAACGACCTGGACGTCGAGACGCTGCAGTCGCTCGAGAACGCGCTGCTGGAGTTCCCCGGCTGCGCCGTGGTCATCACACACGACCGGTGGTTCCTGGACCGCATCGCGACGCACATCCTCTCGTACGAGGGCACCGAGGAGAACCCCGGCCAGTGGTACTGGTTCGAGGGCAACTTCGAAGCCTACGAGACGAACAAGGTCGAGCGGCTCGGCCCGGATGCGGCGAACCCGCACCGGTCCACCTACCGCAAGCTCACGCGTGACTGA
- a CDS encoding PLP-dependent aminotransferase family protein: MLSRISARALTAALGGWRTREPAYEALADGIRLLCLDNRIAPRTALPAERELAAALGLSRSTVAAAYGSLRASGHIESVRGSGSITMPLGRRDVGRVTPDTDSIDLQQASPAAWPGLAGVIAAVASDAPSIVARSGYDVLGTPALRALIADDYSARGIATDPSQIMVTTGAQSAIHLIAGVLVGRGDPVVLETPTYPHAADAFAAAGARLIGVPVTTQDGWDLDRATQVFSRSLPVLAYLMPRFQNPTGRTMRPEEQQTILTAAERAGTFLVLDETTADLGIDQTSAEASFAIAPASSRTVLRVGSLGKTVWGGLRIGWIRADPDVIRRLVAARPARELGTPELEQAIAAALFAHMPAIREQRAAVLREGRDALTAALSAHIPEWQVPSTAGGVALWVGLGAPLSSSLVLRARNEGVLLSAGPRFSIDGGHERHLRLPFTAPADQLVRAVEVLSRAWDRVRGETPAQFGEPLEAVV; the protein is encoded by the coding sequence ATGCTCTCCCGCATCTCCGCGCGGGCGCTCACGGCCGCGCTCGGCGGCTGGCGCACCCGTGAACCCGCCTACGAAGCACTCGCAGACGGCATCCGGCTGCTGTGCCTGGACAACCGCATCGCACCGCGCACCGCGCTGCCCGCAGAGCGGGAACTCGCCGCCGCACTCGGCCTCAGCCGCAGCACGGTGGCCGCTGCCTACGGCAGCCTTCGCGCTTCCGGCCATATCGAAAGCGTGCGCGGCTCGGGGAGCATCACGATGCCGCTGGGCCGGCGCGACGTGGGACGGGTGACGCCCGACACCGACTCCATCGATCTGCAGCAGGCCAGTCCGGCAGCGTGGCCCGGGCTTGCCGGTGTGATAGCTGCCGTCGCCTCCGACGCCCCGAGCATCGTCGCGCGCTCGGGCTACGACGTGCTCGGCACACCTGCCCTGCGCGCGCTGATCGCCGACGACTACAGCGCACGAGGCATCGCCACCGATCCGTCGCAGATCATGGTGACCACGGGCGCGCAGAGCGCGATCCACCTCATCGCCGGTGTGCTGGTGGGCAGGGGTGACCCGGTGGTGCTCGAGACGCCGACGTACCCGCATGCCGCCGACGCCTTCGCTGCCGCCGGCGCGCGGCTGATCGGTGTGCCGGTGACGACCCAGGACGGTTGGGACCTCGACCGCGCCACACAGGTGTTCTCCCGGAGCCTTCCGGTGCTGGCGTACCTCATGCCCCGCTTCCAGAATCCCACCGGTCGCACAATGCGCCCGGAGGAGCAGCAGACCATTCTCACCGCCGCCGAGCGCGCCGGAACCTTCCTGGTGCTGGACGAGACGACCGCCGACCTCGGCATCGACCAGACGTCGGCTGAGGCGTCATTCGCGATCGCTCCTGCTTCCTCCCGCACCGTGCTGCGTGTCGGTTCCCTGGGCAAGACCGTCTGGGGCGGACTGCGGATCGGGTGGATCCGCGCCGATCCGGACGTGATCCGGCGCCTCGTGGCGGCCCGACCGGCACGAGAACTCGGCACGCCGGAACTCGAGCAGGCGATCGCGGCGGCGCTCTTCGCGCACATGCCGGCCATTCGCGAACAACGCGCGGCAGTGCTTCGCGAAGGCCGCGACGCGCTCACGGCTGCGCTATCCGCACACATCCCGGAGTGGCAGGTCCCGTCGACCGCCGGCGGTGTCGCACTGTGGGTGGGCCTGGGCGCACCGCTCAGCTCGTCGCTGGTCTTGCGGGCACGCAACGAGGGTGTGCTGCTCTCGGCGGGTCCCCGGTTCTCCATCGATGGGGGACACGAGCGCCATCTGCGGCTGCCCTTCACCGCGCCGGCGGACCAGCTCGTCCGCGCAGTCGAGGTTCTCTCTCGCGCGTGGGATCGGGTGCGGGGCGAGACCCCCGCCCAGTTCGGCGAACCGCTCGAAGCCGTGGTGTGA
- the ssb gene encoding single-stranded DNA-binding protein, which yields MSESITVTGNLAADPERRATAGGDTIVAFRVGSTQRRYDKESNTWVDAYTNWYHVSAFRGLAEHALRSLRKGDRVIVTGTLRLRTWENESRSGVTADIDAYAVGPDLRWGTTVFTRAARPGESGGPGESGEAGDPGEQRPASDAPPAAVDANGWSLPTGTDTTSVGLGQGPLPAGAPATQGHTPGDDAQSLEERQLAWAGAGGDEPPF from the coding sequence ATGAGCGAATCCATCACCGTCACCGGCAACCTCGCCGCCGACCCGGAACGCCGCGCCACCGCCGGTGGCGACACCATCGTCGCGTTCCGTGTGGGCAGCACCCAGCGCCGCTATGACAAGGAGTCCAACACCTGGGTCGACGCCTATACGAACTGGTACCACGTCTCTGCCTTCCGCGGACTCGCCGAACACGCACTGCGGTCACTGCGCAAAGGCGACCGGGTCATCGTCACCGGCACGCTGCGATTGCGCACGTGGGAGAACGAAAGCCGCAGCGGCGTCACCGCCGACATCGACGCCTACGCGGTCGGCCCCGACCTGCGTTGGGGCACGACCGTCTTCACACGCGCCGCGCGGCCCGGCGAGTCCGGCGGCCCGGGCGAGTCGGGGGAGGCGGGGGACCCGGGGGAGCAGCGGCCCGCCTCCGACGCGCCACCGGCAGCGGTGGATGCCAACGGCTGGTCTCTGCCCACAGGAACTGACACCACCTCGGTCGGCCTCGGCCAGGGGCCTCTACCGGCGGGCGCACCCGCGACCCAGGGCCACACGCCTGGCGACGACGCGCAGTCGCTGGAGGAACGGCAGTTGGCGTGGGCCGGCGCCGGTGGTGACGAGCCGCCCTTCTGA